A stretch of the Archocentrus centrarchus isolate MPI-CPG fArcCen1 unplaced genomic scaffold, fArcCen1 scaffold_26_ctg1, whole genome shotgun sequence genome encodes the following:
- the gtf2h2 gene encoding general transcription factor IIH subunit 2 isoform X1, whose amino-acid sequence MDEEPERAKRWEGGYERTWEVLKEDESGSLKATVEDILYQSKRKRVIESHGQVRLGMMRHLYVVIDCSRSMEDQDLKPNRLTSALKLMEAFVDEYFDQNPISQVGIITTKNKRAEKLTDLAGNPKKHIAALKKAVDTVCVGEPSLYNSLNLAVQTLKHMPGHTSREILIILSSLTTCDPGNIYELIKTLKSLKVRVSVIGLSAEVRVCTVLTRETGGSYHVILDESHFKELLMLHVKPPPASSSSECSLIRMGFPQHTIASVTDQDAKPSFSMSHLDSSGDPGLSLGGYFCPQCHATYTELPVECKVCGLTLVSAPHLARSFHHLFPLQAFIESPVEKLQGDRFCQACQGELKDKSTFNCPSCHSVFCVECDLFIHESLHCCPCCIHSQTAP is encoded by the exons ATGGATGAAGAACCAGAGAGAGCCAAGCGCTGGGAAGGGGGCTACGAGAGGACATG GGAGGTACTGAAGGAGGACGAATCAGGCTCACTCAAAGCCACAGTGGAAGACATTCTGTACCAGTCCAAACGGaaaag GGTGATAGAGAGCCATGGACAAGTGAGGCTTGGAATG ATGCGTCACCTGTATGTGGTGATTGACTGTTCACGAAGTATGGAAGACCAGGACTTGAAACCAAACCGGCTCACCTCTGCTCTGAAG CTCATGGAAGCATTTGTTGATGAATATTTTGACCAAAATCCCATCAGCCAG gTTGGTATTATCACCACAAAGAACAAAAGGGCTGAGAAGCTGACTGATCTGGCAG GAAATCCAAAGAAGCACATTGCTGCTCTGAAGAAAGCAGTAGACACTGTTTGTGTAGGAGAGCCATCTCTGTATAATTCCCTCAACCTGGCCGTACAGACCCTGAA GCATATGCCTGGACATACAAGCCGGGAGATCCTGATAATCCTCAGTAGCCTCACCACATGTGACCCAGGCAACATCTATGAGCTGATCAAG ACCCTGAAGTCTCTAAAGGTGCGGGTATCCGTAATCGGCCTGTCAGCAGAGGTCCGGGTGTGTACGGTGCTGACCAGAGAGACAGGCGGCTCGTACCATGTGATCCTGGATGAGAGCCATTTCAAAGAGCTGCTGATGCTACATGTCAAACCTCCTCCTGCCAGCTCCTCATCTGAATGCTCTTTAATCCGCATGG GTTTTCCTCAGCACACCATCGCCTCTGTGACTGACCAGGATGCCAAGCCTTCATTCAGCATGTC TCATTTGGACAGCAGTGGAGATCCAGGTCTGTCTCTGGGAGGATACTTCTGTCCACAGTGCCATGCCACTTACACGGAGCTTCCCGTGGAGTGTAAAGTCTGTG GTTTGACTCTGGTGTCAGCCCCCCATCTGGCCAGATCCTTCCATCACCTTTTCCCCCTCCAAGCTTTTATAGAGAGTCCAGTAGAGAAGCTCCAAGGAGACAG gTTCTGTCAAGCATGTCAAGGAGAGCTGAAGGATAAAAGT ACATTCAACTGTCCATCGTGTCACAGTGTGTTCTGCGTGGAGTGTGATCTCTTCATCCACGAGTCTCTGCACTGCTGTCCCTGCTGTATTCACAGTCAGACTGCTCCCTGA
- the gtf2h2 gene encoding general transcription factor IIH subunit 2 isoform X2, with translation MRHLYVVIDCSRSMEDQDLKPNRLTSALKLMEAFVDEYFDQNPISQVGIITTKNKRAEKLTDLAGNPKKHIAALKKAVDTVCVGEPSLYNSLNLAVQTLKHMPGHTSREILIILSSLTTCDPGNIYELIKTLKSLKVRVSVIGLSAEVRVCTVLTRETGGSYHVILDESHFKELLMLHVKPPPASSSSECSLIRMGFPQHTIASVTDQDAKPSFSMSHLDSSGDPGLSLGGYFCPQCHATYTELPVECKVCGLTLVSAPHLARSFHHLFPLQAFIESPVEKLQGDRFCQACQGELKDKSTFNCPSCHSVFCVECDLFIHESLHCCPCCIHSQTAP, from the exons ATGCGTCACCTGTATGTGGTGATTGACTGTTCACGAAGTATGGAAGACCAGGACTTGAAACCAAACCGGCTCACCTCTGCTCTGAAG CTCATGGAAGCATTTGTTGATGAATATTTTGACCAAAATCCCATCAGCCAG gTTGGTATTATCACCACAAAGAACAAAAGGGCTGAGAAGCTGACTGATCTGGCAG GAAATCCAAAGAAGCACATTGCTGCTCTGAAGAAAGCAGTAGACACTGTTTGTGTAGGAGAGCCATCTCTGTATAATTCCCTCAACCTGGCCGTACAGACCCTGAA GCATATGCCTGGACATACAAGCCGGGAGATCCTGATAATCCTCAGTAGCCTCACCACATGTGACCCAGGCAACATCTATGAGCTGATCAAG ACCCTGAAGTCTCTAAAGGTGCGGGTATCCGTAATCGGCCTGTCAGCAGAGGTCCGGGTGTGTACGGTGCTGACCAGAGAGACAGGCGGCTCGTACCATGTGATCCTGGATGAGAGCCATTTCAAAGAGCTGCTGATGCTACATGTCAAACCTCCTCCTGCCAGCTCCTCATCTGAATGCTCTTTAATCCGCATGG GTTTTCCTCAGCACACCATCGCCTCTGTGACTGACCAGGATGCCAAGCCTTCATTCAGCATGTC TCATTTGGACAGCAGTGGAGATCCAGGTCTGTCTCTGGGAGGATACTTCTGTCCACAGTGCCATGCCACTTACACGGAGCTTCCCGTGGAGTGTAAAGTCTGTG GTTTGACTCTGGTGTCAGCCCCCCATCTGGCCAGATCCTTCCATCACCTTTTCCCCCTCCAAGCTTTTATAGAGAGTCCAGTAGAGAAGCTCCAAGGAGACAG gTTCTGTCAAGCATGTCAAGGAGAGCTGAAGGATAAAAGT ACATTCAACTGTCCATCGTGTCACAGTGTGTTCTGCGTGGAGTGTGATCTCTTCATCCACGAGTCTCTGCACTGCTGTCCCTGCTGTATTCACAGTCAGACTGCTCCCTGA